The Mercurialis annua linkage group LG7, ddMerAnnu1.2, whole genome shotgun sequence genome includes the window CCGAGGGAGCAACAGTTGTCTGACCAGTCCTCTGGTCACTAGCAACTTGGGCATTCTCTTGATCTATCCGATCAAACTCTTTGCTCAGCTCGGCTATCATTTCAGTAGCTGCATCAGACACTTCGGCCTTCTTGCGCAGGAACACCTCGTACATAGCAGCTACGTCCAGATACAGACATTCCGGATCAGCGTCAGGGAGCAACAGAGGCCCCACTCTATCTTTCAGATCATCCTCCAGAAGGTCAGTCAATTGACCAAACTCAGCGGTAACCTCGGTTCGAACAGCCTTCATAGCCTTCTCCAGCTCCTCCGAAGATAACCGCTTCTGCTCGGCCAAAACTGCATCATGCTGCTCTCTCTGCTTGATGAGCTCCAACTCATGTTTTCGTTTTAGCTCAACTCGAGCCTCGGTCAAGTTAGCCACCTCTTTCTTTAGATCCGCAATCTGCGCATTATACTCATTGATATGATTGTCCAGCACAGATTGAACATTGGCTCGAGCAATCTGCTCAGACTCCAAGGCAGCAGCAGCAGACTCGGCTTTCTCCCGATCAGCAGACGCCTGGTTAACTAAGTCGTCCTGAACCGAACGGGCACCGAGCAGGTGGTTGATCaactatcaaaaataaaaatcaggaTCAGCACAAACcacataaaaatacatataaacaaaatcaaaaaatttttCTACCTGAAAGGCCAACGAACAACCCCCATCAATAAAATCCCGAGGATGAACAATCTTCATACCATCGACATCCTTCGGGAGAGAACAGAGACGGGCCAGGGAAAGCGCAGTAGGATAGTTCTCAACAGTATCCGCCGACGTCTTCCTCTTCAAATACCGAGCAACGGCAGATGAAGTCAGAACCGGATCAGCTGTAGTCTCAGTTGGGACTTCAGCGGTATCCACAGCCTTCCCCTTCCCCTTCCGAGACAGACCTTTATCTGTCACCGGCAAGTCGGCGTTAAAAACCGGGATAGACACGGACTCAACCCCCGGCCCAGCAGCAGCCATACCGGCATTCAAAGCCAACACAACAGGCTCATTCGGCCTCTCATCACCCGACGCATCCTCAAAAGCGTCAATCTCAACAGACAAAGGGTCAACACCCTGATCAGAAGGCCTCTTGCCAACAGTCTTCcctcttttccttttcttctcaGCAAGAGGAGGGACCGCCTCCAAAGTTACACCGGGACCACCAGCTTTAAGTACATCAGCCATCTTCGGCTGAGAAGCATCCACAGTCCGAGACGCCTGTCCCTTGGTCGGTCTAGGTCGCCTCCCAGCAGTAAAAGCAGCCATATCCATCGCTACAAAAGCAAAataacgaaataaattaaaaaccacCGACGTACAACACAACGACACACTTATGCCAAAGCAAATacaagaaacaaacaaaaactacaaaaaaaaaaaaaaaaaaaaccgagAACAACCTTGGCGAGTAGGGTTAAACTTTACAATCCTCAACCGAGGAATGAGCTCCTCAGTGTTCACAAGGCCGATCTGCCCCAACAAAACCTGAAGACGAGCATGTGCCGTTTCTCGGATCTTATCCCTCCTAATGAAAGTATGCTCCGGAGACACACATGACCAGCAGCGAGGCAGTTCGGTAAAGGCCGAGGGATGCCTAAGTCTAAACCAGTCCACCCTAAAACGTTTAAGGGACGTGGTAACATTCTCAACTATTCGCCTAGGCTCCgacttaagaattttaaaataggCGAAGTCATACTCGCCATTATAAACTAAACCATACATACTAGCAAAAAATTttaccgaaaaaggtattttatttttcaaacaaaGAGCCCGAACGGTAAAGAAATGCCTAATACCGTTCGGATGAAATTGACTCAAAGGCATCTGATACCACCGAAGCAGCTCAACTAAGTCGGTCTGAAAGGGAATCCTAACACCAGAGTGAAGATGCTCTACACAAACAATTACATACCCCGGGTCTACAGGGGCATTTATGGTTATACCCGGAGGAGACAATTCTAAAGTGTAACCGTCCGGAATCCTAAGTTTCGATCCTAGATAGTCCAGATAATGTTGGTTAAGCTCGGCAAAGGTGGTCTCCATCATCACCCTCCTAACAGCAGCAGTtttggacttcctaggtctaaCACGCCTA containing:
- the LOC126656544 gene encoding uncharacterized protein LOC126656544, producing MSGEEDSQNLSERDLDMNIDEDPSSSDSDPVEDTEDGIVGENRLDDLVCSEATSYARPRRVRPRKSKTAAVRRVMMETTFAELNQHYLDYLGSKLRIPDGYTLELSPPGITINAPVDPGYVIVCVEHLHSGVRIPFQTDLVELLRWYQMPLSQFHPNGIRHFFTVRALCLKNKIPFSVKFFASMYGLVYNGEYDFAYFKILKSEPRRIVENVTTSLKRFRVDWFRLRHPSAFTELPRCWSCVSPEHTFIRRDKIRETAHARLQVLLGQIGLVNTEELIPRLRIVKFNPTRQAMDMAAFTAGRRPRPTKGQASRTVDASQPKMADVLKAGGPGVTLEAVPPLAEKKRKRGKTVGKRPSDQGVDPLSVEIDAFEDASGDERPNEPVVLALNAGMAAAGPGVESVSIPVFNADLPVTDKGLSRKGKGKAVDTAEVPTETTADPVLTSSAVARYLKRKTSADTVENYPTALSLARLCSLPKDVDGMKIVHPRDFIDGGCSLAFQLINHLLGARSVQDDLVNQASADREKAESAAAALESEQIARANVQSVLDNHINEYNAQIADLKKEVANLTEARVELKRKHELELIKQREQHDAVLAEQKRLSSEELEKAMKAVRTEVTAEFGQLTDLLEDDLKDRVGPLLLPDADPECLYLDVAAMYEVFLRKKAEVSDAATEMIAELSKEFDRIDQENAQVASDQRTGQTTVAPSVLGQLDVSHYEEAGLSEGGGSMSGNGAQLPDDISRAVID